One stretch of Paenibacillus sp. AN1007 DNA includes these proteins:
- the dxs gene encoding 1-deoxy-D-xylulose-5-phosphate synthase, with protein sequence MLLPQIKQPSDLKVMSQDDLVLLSAEIRQFLIEKLSVTGGHLAPNLGVVELTVALHYCYNSPTDKMIFDVGHQAYVHKVLTGRMDRFDTLRQQNGLCGFVKRNESEHDVWEAGHSSTSLSAAMGMALARDLKGEENQVIAIIGDGALTGGMAFEALNHIGHEQRKLMVILNDNEMSIAPNVGAMHKYLSKIRSDRHYLKAKDDVEGILKKIPAIGDRLAKSASWIKDSVKYMMVPGVLFEELGFTYLGPIDGHDIPQLIEAFKQADNVDGPVMVHVLTTKGKGYQPAEADSHKWHGISPYKIESGQVLKAVGKPMYTEVFGQTLIELAKEDQRIVAVTPAMPTGSGLIPFSKEFPDRMIDVGIAEQHAATMCAALAMEGLKPVYAVYSTFMQRAYDQIVHDICRHNANVIFAIDRAGFVGPDGETHQGVYDVAFMRHIPNIVLMMPKDENELRHMMKTALDYNEGPIAYRYPRNNVVGVPLDDVLVPIPIGSWEQLRPAEGYAIIASGSMVQLAEEAADTVKREGMNAGVINARFLKPLDEQMLRDLAVRGTKLIVLEETSQAGSMGSAVLEFYAEQGMHDVQVHLMGIPDRFIEHGSIKEQREEVGLTVENVCAELRKMAVQSSYGMSKTRFPS encoded by the coding sequence GTGCTGCTTCCACAAATTAAACAACCCAGTGATCTAAAGGTGATGTCCCAGGATGATCTTGTCCTTTTGTCGGCAGAAATCCGGCAGTTTCTCATTGAGAAGCTGTCCGTTACGGGCGGACATCTTGCACCAAACTTAGGAGTGGTTGAGCTCACGGTGGCCCTGCACTACTGCTACAATAGTCCAACAGATAAAATGATTTTTGATGTAGGGCATCAGGCATATGTGCATAAAGTTTTGACAGGGCGCATGGATCGTTTTGATACGCTGCGTCAACAGAACGGATTATGCGGATTTGTCAAACGGAACGAAAGTGAACATGACGTATGGGAAGCCGGACACAGCAGCACTTCATTGTCAGCTGCCATGGGAATGGCTCTGGCTCGTGACCTTAAAGGGGAAGAGAACCAAGTCATTGCCATTATTGGTGATGGAGCACTTACAGGTGGTATGGCATTTGAGGCACTTAACCATATCGGTCATGAGCAGCGCAAACTGATGGTTATTTTGAATGACAATGAAATGTCCATCGCTCCCAATGTGGGAGCCATGCACAAATATTTGAGTAAAATTCGTTCAGATCGTCATTATCTGAAAGCAAAAGATGATGTAGAAGGGATTCTCAAAAAAATTCCGGCTATTGGCGACCGTCTGGCGAAGTCGGCGAGCTGGATTAAGGACAGCGTCAAATATATGATGGTTCCAGGAGTGCTTTTTGAAGAACTGGGCTTCACGTACTTGGGTCCTATTGATGGGCATGATATACCACAGCTGATTGAAGCGTTCAAACAGGCTGACAATGTAGATGGACCTGTAATGGTTCACGTGCTTACAACGAAGGGCAAAGGTTACCAACCTGCTGAAGCCGATTCCCATAAGTGGCATGGCATTTCACCCTATAAAATTGAATCAGGTCAGGTGCTGAAAGCCGTCGGAAAACCGATGTACACGGAAGTGTTTGGTCAGACACTCATTGAACTCGCCAAAGAGGACCAGCGCATCGTTGCTGTAACACCTGCGATGCCTACGGGCTCGGGGCTTATTCCCTTCAGCAAGGAGTTTCCGGACCGTATGATTGATGTAGGTATTGCTGAACAGCATGCAGCCACCATGTGTGCCGCGCTGGCAATGGAGGGGCTGAAACCTGTCTACGCTGTATACTCCACGTTTATGCAGCGTGCATATGACCAAATCGTTCATGACATCTGTCGTCATAATGCAAATGTGATATTTGCAATCGATCGTGCAGGGTTCGTTGGCCCCGACGGAGAGACTCATCAAGGGGTATACGATGTCGCGTTTATGCGTCACATTCCGAATATTGTACTGATGATGCCAAAAGATGAGAATGAACTGCGTCATATGATGAAAACGGCGCTTGATTATAACGAAGGGCCTATTGCCTACCGTTACCCGCGTAACAATGTGGTTGGTGTGCCTTTGGATGATGTACTGGTCCCTATTCCGATCGGCTCTTGGGAACAACTGCGACCAGCAGAGGGTTATGCCATTATTGCCTCAGGGTCAATGGTGCAGTTGGCTGAGGAAGCTGCAGATACGGTGAAACGAGAAGGAATGAATGCTGGTGTAATCAATGCGCGTTTCCTCAAACCGCTGGATGAACAAATGCTGCGTGACCTGGCAGTTCGGGGCACGAAGCTGATTGTGCTGGAGGAGACATCCCAAGCAGGCAGTATGGGAAGTGCGGTATTGGAATTTTATGCTGAACAGGGAATGCATGATGTTCAAGTGCATCTGATGGGCATTCCGGATCGCTTTATCGAGCATGGCAGCATCAAGGAACAGCGTGAGGAAGTTGGACTTACGGTGGAGAATGTATGTGCTGAACTGCGCAAAATGGCCGTTCAATCTTCATACGGAATGTCCAAAACACGTTTCCCTTCCTAA
- the recN gene encoding DNA repair protein RecN, with translation MLVTLSIRNLAVVEEVDVVFHPGFHVLSGETGAGKSIIIDALGLIAGGRSSADLIRYGCDKAEMEALFEMEPSHPVWSTLEQLGIHCEPEEHLVIRRELNIQGKSTSRINGQLVNLTMLREVGEKLINIHGQHEHQSLLRAESHLGLLDTYGSEFIGPVKARYQERYSKFIAAEKELRALQESSQRAYQLLDMYRFQLEEIAAASLARGEDELLGEERVKLSHSEKMMDSVAGAYELLNGQRGLEAVSIALSRIEDISGYDSKGLQPIVEQLQSAFYQLEDAAFQLRDYRERIEFNPGRLEEVEQRLNLISGLKRKYGDSVEHILNYYEQISHETDQLENKDERLEKLRSERDKLLLLVMESAEELSRVRKQCAEELAAQVESELKDLQMERTSLRVQIVPAEDPKGIEWNGRRIRFSRQGADNAEFLISPNPGEPLRPLGKIASGGELSRIMLAMKSIFARHDRIPVLIFDEVDTGVSGRAAQSIAEKLHRLSSTCQVFSITHLPQVACMADHQYLIEKHVYDGRTMTQVESLSEQGRVKELARMLGGVEITEKTLHHAQEMLNLAEAKKG, from the coding sequence ATGTTAGTTACATTATCGATTCGCAATCTGGCCGTGGTGGAGGAAGTGGATGTTGTCTTTCATCCGGGATTTCATGTTTTATCCGGGGAAACCGGTGCAGGTAAATCCATTATTATAGATGCTCTTGGTTTGATTGCGGGTGGCCGGAGTTCAGCCGATCTGATCAGATATGGATGCGACAAGGCAGAGATGGAAGCGCTGTTTGAGATGGAACCCAGTCATCCGGTATGGAGCACACTGGAACAGCTCGGTATTCATTGTGAGCCCGAGGAGCATCTTGTCATCCGGCGCGAATTGAACATACAGGGAAAAAGTACGTCCCGTATTAACGGGCAGCTTGTTAATTTGACGATGCTGCGTGAAGTTGGGGAGAAGCTGATCAATATTCATGGTCAGCATGAGCACCAGAGTCTGCTGCGTGCAGAAAGCCATCTCGGGCTGCTGGATACGTACGGCTCTGAATTTATCGGCCCGGTTAAAGCGAGATATCAAGAGCGTTACAGCAAATTTATCGCTGCCGAGAAAGAATTGCGAGCGCTCCAAGAGTCAAGCCAGCGGGCTTACCAGCTGCTGGATATGTATCGCTTTCAGCTTGAGGAAATCGCTGCGGCCAGTCTTGCCCGCGGTGAAGATGAATTACTCGGCGAAGAACGGGTCAAACTATCCCATAGTGAGAAAATGATGGACAGCGTTGCTGGTGCTTATGAACTGCTGAATGGACAGCGAGGATTGGAAGCGGTTAGCATAGCTCTATCCCGAATTGAAGATATTTCTGGTTATGACAGCAAAGGATTACAGCCGATTGTAGAGCAGCTGCAGTCTGCCTTTTATCAATTGGAGGATGCAGCGTTTCAGCTTCGAGACTACCGGGAACGGATCGAATTTAATCCGGGCCGGCTGGAGGAAGTGGAACAGCGATTGAACTTGATCTCTGGACTGAAACGCAAATACGGAGACAGTGTTGAACACATTTTAAATTACTACGAACAGATCAGTCACGAAACGGACCAGCTCGAAAACAAGGATGAACGTTTGGAAAAGCTTCGTTCGGAACGTGATAAACTGCTGCTGCTCGTGATGGAGTCAGCTGAGGAACTGAGCAGAGTGCGCAAGCAGTGCGCCGAAGAGCTGGCTGCTCAGGTGGAGAGTGAACTTAAGGATCTGCAGATGGAACGGACTTCACTCCGTGTTCAGATTGTACCTGCTGAAGATCCGAAGGGCATTGAATGGAATGGACGCCGCATTCGATTCAGCCGTCAGGGGGCTGACAATGCAGAATTTCTGATTTCACCGAACCCTGGAGAACCTCTTCGTCCACTGGGCAAAATCGCTTCCGGTGGTGAATTGTCTAGAATTATGCTGGCAATGAAGAGCATTTTTGCTCGTCATGACCGAATTCCGGTATTGATTTTTGACGAGGTGGATACAGGGGTCAGCGGCCGGGCAGCCCAATCCATTGCGGAGAAGCTTCATCGTTTGTCTTCAACATGCCAGGTTTTCTCCATAACACATCTTCCTCAAGTGGCCTGCATGGCAGATCATCAGTACCTGATTGAAAAGCATGTTTATGACGGGCGTACGATGACTCAAGTTGAATCGCTGTCTGAGCAAGGGCGAGTGAAAGAATTGGCACGTATGCTCGGTGGTGTGGAAATTACAGAAAAAACACTGCATCATGCGCAGGAAATGCTGAATCTGGCGGAAGCCAAAAAAGGGTGA
- the argR gene encoding transcriptional regulator ArgR, giving the protein MKGQRHIKIREIISQNEIETQDDLVEALRQSGFQVTQATVSRDIKELLLIKIPMDDGRYKYSLPTDQRYNPIQKLKRALVDNFLHIDHTNNLVVMKCLPGTANSIAALLDNIEWTEVMGTICGDDTILIICRTEDNSVTVIERIMGYIA; this is encoded by the coding sequence ATGAAAGGACAACGACATATTAAGATTCGTGAAATTATAAGCCAAAACGAAATTGAAACTCAGGATGATCTGGTGGAAGCGCTGCGTCAATCGGGTTTTCAGGTGACACAGGCCACGGTATCTCGTGATATTAAAGAGCTCCTGTTAATCAAGATTCCGATGGATGATGGGCGATATAAATATTCGCTGCCGACAGACCAGCGCTACAATCCGATTCAAAAACTCAAGCGTGCCTTGGTGGACAATTTTCTGCACATTGATCATACAAACAATCTCGTGGTTATGAAATGTTTGCCGGGAACAGCAAACTCCATTGCAGCACTGCTTGATAATATTGAATGGACCGAAGTGATGGGTACGATCTGTGGGGATGATACCATCCTTATTATCTGCCGCACAGAAGATAACAGCGTTACTGTCATCGAGCGGATCATGGGATACATTGCTTAA
- a CDS encoding AraC family transcriptional regulator, whose translation MWNEYYILWNYAAVNIADIRYVEFRAYEEMKYKFPSHTFILTFQGNAGVIIDNVNYEVNRIYVLHGGKGSELVIQAGEAGLRLYYLMYRAELPRAGRDYLQKIMDRTNPFQMNFGLSPDKPTMLYEQLKQMHILWNSKKMDQHFQAKSLFFSFVEQILSQISSGSKHNRSAKEQANKIMKIIESSYTQPLTLHALAEMVNTSPRSLSRKFKQSVGTSPIDYLIQFRLFKAKEMLLETDATLDEIAAGIGYPDGYYLGRMFKKHTGLSPMQFKKKSSIPLHWPDLTSTLSGNDISKGTGRKYVYGDDDNHYQYKHGGFIHMNRQTRTGMLLSMLLILTLLVSACSASGANSIGGEPSGSNGSQTKVTAENQSKTSKVRTVSTMKGSITIPDEPKRIVVDLYLGSLIALGIKPVGTPELNLKNPYFIDSLEGVQNIGEYETISLEKVLELEPDLIVTGNPELYDSFSKIAPTLVIPYGEFKNTHEEITYFGEVLNKKEESKAWLANYDARIADAKKRVSEAIDASAEVSVMQFNEKAPLAFGDNFGRGGQAVYSALGLNPPPDKKEILMKEQLVEVSAEAIPEFAGDYIILTADDLTLEDLKNKAVWSSLDAVKNDRVFIWSQDRSWYFDPIATLDQTEELAAWFTEISGKE comes from the coding sequence ATGTGGAATGAATATTATATACTCTGGAATTATGCCGCAGTGAATATAGCAGATATTCGTTATGTGGAATTTAGAGCGTATGAAGAGATGAAATATAAATTTCCATCACATACCTTTATTCTCACTTTTCAGGGTAATGCTGGAGTGATAATTGATAATGTGAATTATGAAGTGAATCGGATTTATGTTCTCCATGGGGGAAAGGGGAGTGAATTGGTTATTCAAGCAGGAGAAGCCGGCTTACGATTGTATTACTTGATGTATAGGGCCGAACTGCCTAGAGCGGGAAGAGATTATCTGCAAAAGATAATGGATCGTACCAATCCGTTTCAGATGAATTTTGGCCTTTCACCAGACAAGCCAACCATGTTATATGAGCAGTTGAAACAGATGCATATTTTGTGGAATTCAAAAAAAATGGATCAACATTTTCAGGCCAAAAGTTTGTTCTTTTCCTTTGTGGAGCAGATATTATCACAGATTTCTTCTGGATCAAAACACAATCGGAGTGCTAAGGAACAGGCCAACAAAATCATGAAAATTATAGAATCTTCTTACACACAGCCACTCACGCTTCATGCTTTGGCAGAAATGGTAAACACCAGTCCAAGAAGTTTGTCACGCAAGTTTAAGCAGTCGGTTGGTACCAGTCCCATCGATTACCTTATCCAGTTTCGTTTATTCAAAGCCAAAGAGATGCTGCTGGAAACCGACGCCACACTGGATGAAATTGCGGCAGGGATTGGTTATCCGGATGGTTATTATTTAGGACGTATGTTCAAGAAACATACAGGGCTTTCTCCTATGCAATTCAAGAAAAAATCCTCCATTCCTCTGCATTGGCCAGATTTGACATCAACCTTGTCTGGAAATGATATTTCCAAAGGTACAGGTAGGAAGTATGTTTATGGTGATGATGATAATCATTATCAATATAAACATGGAGGATTCATTCATATGAACAGACAAACAAGAACCGGAATGTTGCTTAGTATGCTTCTAATTCTTACTTTATTGGTCAGTGCCTGCTCAGCAAGTGGCGCCAATAGTATCGGGGGAGAACCATCAGGAAGCAATGGTTCCCAGACCAAAGTAACAGCGGAGAACCAAAGCAAGACATCTAAAGTACGCACGGTTTCAACGATGAAGGGGAGTATCACCATCCCAGATGAACCTAAACGGATTGTGGTTGATCTGTATTTGGGAAGCCTTATTGCTTTGGGAATCAAGCCAGTGGGTACACCCGAATTAAATCTCAAGAATCCTTATTTTATTGATTCGCTTGAAGGTGTTCAAAATATTGGGGAATATGAAACGATTTCTCTTGAAAAAGTGTTAGAACTTGAACCCGATTTGATTGTGACAGGCAATCCTGAATTATATGACTCGTTTAGCAAAATAGCACCTACCCTTGTTATTCCTTATGGAGAATTCAAAAACACTCACGAAGAAATCACCTATTTCGGTGAAGTGCTGAATAAAAAAGAAGAATCCAAAGCCTGGTTAGCTAATTATGATGCTAGAATTGCAGATGCCAAGAAGCGTGTCAGTGAAGCAATCGATGCATCTGCCGAAGTGTCGGTGATGCAGTTCAATGAAAAAGCTCCATTAGCCTTTGGTGATAATTTTGGTCGCGGAGGTCAGGCCGTTTATAGCGCACTTGGTTTGAATCCCCCTCCTGATAAAAAAGAGATTTTAATGAAGGAGCAGCTGGTAGAAGTTTCAGCAGAAGCGATCCCGGAATTTGCTGGAGACTACATTATTCTAACGGCAGATGACCTAACGCTGGAAGATTTAAAAAACAAAGCAGTCTGGAGTTCTCTGGATGCAGTTAAGAACGATCGTGTATTTATATGGAGCCAGGATCGTTCATGGTATTTTGACCCGATTGCAACATTAGATCAAACAGAGGAGCTGGCTGCTTGGTTTACAGAGATTTCGGGAAAAGAATAA
- a CDS encoding TlyA family RNA methyltransferase — MSLPKERIDVLLVEQGYYESREKAKAAIMAGLVYANNEPIEKAGMKIPRDAELKVKGSVHPYVGRGGLKLEKAIRHFGLDMNKLVMLDIGSSTGGFTDCALQHGASHVYAIDVGYNQLDWSLRNDERVTVMERTNFRYVTPEDLSGPVPNFASIDVSFISLRIILPPLLALLQQPADIVALIKPQFEAGRDKVGKSGVVRDPKVHKDVLQMMLHFGCQLGLNLKGLTFSPITGGEGNIEFLAHWRLEAPEAAQPEQDKSSLDALAEQVAKEASHTFTGNSS; from the coding sequence ATGTCACTCCCGAAAGAACGAATTGATGTGCTGCTGGTGGAACAGGGCTACTACGAGAGCCGTGAGAAGGCAAAGGCCGCAATCATGGCTGGACTGGTGTATGCCAACAATGAGCCTATTGAAAAAGCAGGCATGAAAATTCCCAGGGACGCCGAACTGAAAGTGAAAGGTTCGGTTCATCCTTATGTAGGCCGAGGCGGACTAAAGCTCGAAAAAGCGATTCGTCACTTCGGACTCGATATGAATAAACTTGTCATGCTGGATATAGGATCATCCACTGGCGGTTTTACAGACTGTGCTCTACAGCATGGTGCATCCCACGTGTACGCCATTGACGTCGGATATAACCAGTTGGACTGGTCATTGCGTAATGATGAGCGGGTCACCGTTATGGAACGCACAAATTTCCGATACGTCACACCTGAGGATCTGAGCGGTCCTGTGCCTAACTTTGCGAGTATTGACGTCTCCTTTATTTCGCTGCGAATTATTCTACCGCCGCTGTTAGCTCTGCTGCAGCAGCCTGCAGATATTGTGGCTTTAATCAAACCGCAATTCGAAGCTGGTCGGGATAAAGTGGGTAAATCAGGCGTCGTCCGTGATCCAAAGGTGCACAAGGATGTGCTGCAGATGATGCTTCACTTCGGGTGTCAGCTTGGTTTGAACCTGAAAGGTTTGACATTCTCACCGATTACAGGTGGAGAGGGTAACATTGAATTTCTTGCACACTGGCGTCTGGAAGCACCAGAGGCCGCACAACCAGAGCAGGACAAGTCTTCACTTGATGCACTTGCAGAGCAGGTGGCGAAGGAAGCTTCACATACGTTTACCGGAAACTCATCATAG
- a CDS encoding GGDEF domain-containing protein — MVVFTQIGEIAEPIPVVLPETKCDALYQLFTSNPNLEGAAVTGKKGISLMMRTRFFQQIGTQYGYNLYMGRPVKLLMNVNALVVDYSEQITDVSVAAMKREEADLYDLVLVTSGERFHGAVSIRRLLLAVADVRAEMASFMNPLTGLPGNRIIDDRLVQVLQQDQFSVLYIDLDQFKSYNDSYGFKMGDDLIQATAGLLREHFGVSEGFLGHIGGDDFIVILNHHQYKQVCEEVISRFEKLKQSFYNEQDWSNQYVIGEGRSGLNRPIPLVSVSIAVVTNLYQRYGNINQIVHEAAGVKKSCKSINGSIICSNDMKVQKVT, encoded by the coding sequence ATGGTTGTGTTTACTCAAATAGGTGAAATTGCTGAACCGATTCCAGTCGTACTGCCTGAAACCAAGTGTGATGCCTTATATCAGCTGTTTACATCAAATCCGAATCTGGAAGGTGCAGCGGTTACAGGAAAAAAAGGCATATCATTAATGATGCGAACCCGGTTCTTTCAACAGATCGGTACACAATACGGTTACAACCTGTATATGGGGCGCCCTGTAAAGCTGCTTATGAACGTGAATGCTCTGGTCGTGGATTACTCGGAACAGATTACAGATGTAAGTGTCGCAGCGATGAAGCGCGAGGAGGCTGACCTGTATGATCTGGTTCTGGTAACATCTGGGGAACGATTCCACGGAGCGGTAAGTATCCGGCGGCTGCTTCTGGCAGTTGCAGATGTTCGAGCTGAAATGGCCAGCTTTATGAATCCGCTAACTGGACTTCCCGGTAATCGAATTATTGATGATCGATTAGTTCAGGTACTTCAGCAGGACCAGTTCAGTGTTCTCTACATTGACCTGGATCAGTTCAAATCATATAACGATAGTTACGGATTCAAAATGGGAGACGACCTTATACAGGCCACAGCCGGTTTACTGCGTGAGCATTTTGGTGTATCGGAAGGTTTTCTAGGCCATATTGGTGGCGATGATTTTATCGTGATTTTGAACCATCACCAGTACAAACAGGTCTGTGAAGAGGTGATTTCCCGGTTTGAGAAGTTGAAGCAGAGCTTCTACAACGAACAGGACTGGAGCAACCAGTATGTGATAGGCGAAGGTCGATCTGGATTGAACAGACCTATTCCTTTGGTATCTGTATCAATTGCTGTAGTGACCAATCTCTATCAACGGTATGGTAACATCAATCAAATTGTACATGAAGCTGCAGGTGTGAAAAAAAGCTGTAAATCCATCAACGGCAGCATTATCTGTTCGAATGACATGAAAGTTCAAAAAGTTACCTAG
- the spo0A gene encoding sporulation transcription factor Spo0A gives MQKIEVLLADDNREFTNLLAEYISEQEDMEVTGIAYNGEEVLQLLEQTRDVPDVLILDIIMPHLDGLGVLERLRSLNLSPQPKVIMLTAFGQENITQRAVQLGASYYILKPFDMEVLANRVRQLVGTQTTMSTSSGSSSSSMFMNKSNVVPMGKHKNLDASITSIIHEIGVPAHIKGYQYLREAITMVYNNIEILGAITKTLYPAIAEKFKTTPSRVERAIRHAIEVAWTRGNIDSISHLFGYTINISKSKPTNSEFIAMVADKLRIEHKVS, from the coding sequence TTGCAAAAAATTGAGGTACTGCTGGCCGATGATAACCGTGAATTTACGAATTTGCTTGCCGAATATATATCCGAGCAGGAAGATATGGAAGTAACCGGTATTGCATACAATGGTGAAGAAGTACTGCAGCTGCTGGAACAAACTCGGGATGTACCGGATGTGCTCATTCTGGACATTATCATGCCTCATCTGGATGGACTCGGTGTGCTGGAGCGCCTGCGCAGCCTGAATCTGTCTCCGCAGCCGAAAGTGATTATGCTCACCGCTTTCGGTCAGGAAAACATCACACAGCGTGCCGTGCAGCTCGGAGCTTCCTACTACATTTTGAAGCCGTTTGACATGGAAGTTCTGGCGAACCGCGTACGTCAGCTTGTGGGCACGCAAACGACAATGTCAACAAGCAGCGGCTCGTCCTCTTCCTCGATGTTTATGAACAAATCCAATGTCGTACCGATGGGTAAACACAAAAATCTGGATGCCAGCATCACGTCAATCATACATGAAATCGGAGTTCCTGCGCATATTAAAGGATATCAGTATTTGCGTGAAGCGATTACGATGGTCTACAACAATATCGAAATTTTGGGAGCGATCACCAAAACGCTGTATCCGGCCATTGCCGAAAAATTCAAAACGACGCCGTCCCGCGTCGAACGTGCCATCCGTCACGCGATTGAAGTGGCATGGACACGCGGCAACATCGACAGCATCAGCCACCTGTTTGGCTACACGATCAACATCAGCAAGTCCAAGCCGACAAATAGCGAATTCATCGCGATGGTCGCTGACAAGCTCAGAATTGAGCATAAGGTGAGCTGA
- the spoIVB gene encoding SpoIVB peptidase, whose amino-acid sequence MNSPLRKKMLGLLFAFFLCVLSQVIQPMQSYASLPDEVQVFAGRQADVRLAVPAASSAVVDRPDIVGLDHQSALKVTRQQPLHLHPQQTGHAKLTLKLWGKIPVKTVNVNVIPDLRVVPGGQTIGVKVKSAGILVVGHHLVRSNPDERKSPGEAAGIKLGDLITHMDGKRLDGVAGVAEAVELAGKRNQSIHVVLKRGSETIKTKLTPAYDAEDKAWRLGLYIRDSAAGVGTLTFYAPDQGVYGALGHVITDMNTQTSIVVGSGQIVQSNVTSISKSETGDPGEKRAHFLKESKILGNIERNTAFGIFGKMSQNPEHSLYSQGIPVAFSHEVKEGPAEILTVVDGQQVERFSIDIVHVADQSEPATKGLVLRITDPKLIDKTGGIVQGMSGSPIVQDGKLIGAVTHVFVNDPKSGYGCFIEWMLQDAGVMMRKNQAKNLKAG is encoded by the coding sequence TTGAATTCCCCCCTCAGGAAAAAAATGCTAGGTCTTTTATTTGCCTTCTTTCTATGTGTACTCAGTCAGGTCATTCAGCCGATGCAAAGTTATGCTTCCCTGCCTGATGAAGTTCAGGTGTTTGCGGGCAGGCAGGCAGACGTAAGGCTGGCAGTACCTGCAGCTTCAAGTGCAGTTGTTGATAGACCCGATATCGTTGGATTGGATCATCAATCCGCGTTGAAGGTTACTCGGCAGCAGCCTCTGCATCTTCATCCTCAGCAGACAGGACATGCCAAACTGACCTTGAAATTATGGGGTAAGATCCCTGTTAAAACGGTCAATGTGAACGTAATTCCTGATCTGCGTGTTGTTCCCGGGGGTCAAACGATTGGCGTCAAAGTTAAATCTGCAGGTATCCTCGTTGTCGGACATCATCTCGTGCGCTCCAATCCGGATGAGCGAAAATCACCAGGCGAAGCCGCGGGTATCAAACTAGGTGACTTGATTACTCATATGGATGGCAAACGTCTGGATGGTGTAGCTGGCGTGGCTGAAGCCGTTGAACTTGCTGGTAAACGTAATCAAAGTATTCATGTTGTGTTGAAGCGCGGCAGCGAAACGATCAAGACCAAGCTGACTCCAGCGTATGATGCGGAAGACAAAGCCTGGAGACTTGGTCTTTACATTCGTGATTCAGCAGCGGGTGTAGGCACTCTCACCTTCTATGCACCTGATCAAGGGGTATATGGGGCGTTAGGACATGTTATTACGGATATGAATACACAAACGTCTATCGTTGTGGGCAGCGGACAGATCGTGCAGTCTAACGTGACCTCCATTTCAAAAAGTGAAACGGGTGATCCCGGTGAAAAAAGAGCTCATTTTCTTAAAGAAAGCAAAATTCTAGGTAATATCGAACGTAATACAGCATTCGGCATCTTCGGTAAAATGTCTCAAAATCCCGAACACAGTCTGTATTCACAGGGCATCCCCGTCGCTTTTTCACACGAGGTGAAGGAAGGTCCCGCTGAAATTCTGACTGTGGTGGATGGGCAGCAGGTAGAACGTTTCTCCATTGATATTGTACATGTTGCCGATCAATCGGAGCCAGCAACGAAAGGACTCGTACTACGTATTACTGATCCCAAGCTGATCGATAAAACGGGCGGCATTGTCCAAGGCATGAGCGGCAGCCCTATCGTCCAAGATGGCAAGTTAATTGGAGCGGTAACACATGTGTTTGTAAATGATCCGAAATCCGGTTATGGATGCTTTATTGAGTGGATGCTTCAGGATGCCGGTGTTATGATGAGAAAAAACCAAGCGAAAAACCTTAAGGCTGGATAA